The Takifugu rubripes chromosome 7, fTakRub1.2, whole genome shotgun sequence genome has a segment encoding these proteins:
- the LOC115250341 gene encoding macrophage mannose receptor 1-like — SGFGFSCGSHLSLRTYHIITKGLTWEGAQQYCRENFQDLATFESMDDVNSITELYDWSWIGLHEYSKSWKTMSKDINSWRWSLTGEGSRTGYYKWRDSEPDNHMLMEHCVGMKPGGYWFDDSCQREKRFVCYDVVEGKNAYVHVSEVRSWYSALTYCRQHHIGFPVIENSDQQKLVHSAIPSYSDAPIWLGLYRVPWVWSDGSQSSYRNWSSSKSENYKDEKFCVSAKSNSEWSDFNCSSDRPFICQQVSELTTLVSLRMESSADLSDSTINQQLLHQLGAALLRLGWTNVHLQWKSGPSQQQSLTSPEYSPSC, encoded by the exons tcaggCTTCGGCTTCAGCTGCGGCTCTCACCTCTCGCTGAGAACATATCACATCATTACCAAAGGTCTGACTTGGGAAGGTGCTCAGCAATACTGCAGGGAGAATTTCCAAGACCTGGCGACCTTTGAAAGCATGGACGACGTCAACAGCATTACAGAGCTGTATGACTGGTCCTGGATTGGACTGCACGAATACTCCAAATCCTGGAAAACCATGAGCAAGGACATCAACTCCTGGAGATGGTCGCTGACCGGGGAGGGGAGCCGGACTGGGTACTACAAATGGAGGGACTCTGAACCAGATAACCACATGCTGATGGAACATTGTGTCGGCATGAAGCCTGGCGGGTATTGGTTCGACGACTCCTGCCAGAGGGAGAAGAGATTTGTCTGTTACGATG TGGTGGAGGGAAAGAACGCCTACGTGCACGTCTCAGAAGTGAGATCCTGGTATTCTGCTCTGACGTACTGCAGGCAACACCACATCGGCTTCCCGGTGATAGAAAACAGTGATCAACAGAAACTGGTCCATTCTGCCATCCCGTCATATAGCGACGCTCCCATTTGGCTCGGGCTGTACAGAGTACCCTGGGTCTGGTCTGACGGAAGCCAAAGCTCCTACAGAAATTGGAGCAGCTCCAAATCTGAAAATTACAAGGATGAAAAGTTTTGCGTATCTGCCAAGTCTAATTCTGAATGGTCTGACTTCAACTGTAGCTCTGATCGCCCGTTCATCTGCCAACAAG TTTCAGAATTGACGACGCTGGTCAGCTTGAGGATGGAGAGCTCGGCGGACTTATCCGACTCAAccatcaaccagcagctcctgcaccaG CTGGGAGCAGCGTTGCTACGTCTGGGATGGACGAACGTCCATCTGCAGTGGAAAAGTGggcccagccagcagcagagcctcacaTCCCCTGAATACTCCCCCTCATGCTGA
- the LOC115250320 gene encoding macrophage mannose receptor 1-like, translating into MSDLLSTHMSTHVNRNDLKDVNRYGYVSTFTGFGFSCSSHLSLRTYHIITKGLTWEGAQQYCRENFQDLATFESMDDVNSITELYDWSWIGLHEYSKSWKTMSKDINSWRWSLTGEGSRTGYYKWRDSEPDNHMLMEHCVGMKPGGNWFDTSCQKEKRFVCYDVVEGKNAYVHVSEVRSWYSALTYCRQHHIGFPVIENSDQQKLVHSAIPSYSDAPIWLGLYRVPWVWSDGSQSSYRNWSSSKSENYKDEKFCVSAKSNSEWSDFNCSSDRPFICQQVSELTTLVSLRMESSADLSDSTINQQLLHQLGAALLRLGWTNVHLQWKSGPSQQQSLTSPEYSPSC; encoded by the exons ATGTCTGACCTTCTCTCCACCCATATGAGCACACATGTAAATAGAAATGACCTTAAAGATGTAAACAGATATGGATATGTCTCCACCTTCACAG gcttcggcttcagctgcagctctcacctCTCGCTGAGAACATATCACATCATTACCAAAGGTCTGACTTGGGAAGGTGCTCAGCAATACTGCAGGGAGAATTTCCAAGACCTGGCGACCTTTGAAAGCATGGATGACGTCAACAGCATTACAGAGCTGTATGACTGGTCCTGGATTGGACTGCACGAATACTCCAAATCCTGGAAAACCATGAGCAAGGACATCAACTCCTGGAGATGGTCGCTGACCGGGGAGGGGAGCCGGACTGGGTACTACAAATGGAGGGACTCTGAACCAGATAACCACATGCTGATGGAACATTGTGTCGGCATGAAGCCTGGCGGGAATTGGTTCGACACCTCCTGCCAAAAGGAGAAGAGATTTGTCTGTTACGATG TGGTGGAGGGAAAGAACGCCTACGTGCACGTCTCAGAAGTGAGATCCTGGTATTCTGCTCTGACGTACTGCAGGCAACACCACATCGGCTTCCCGGTGATAGAAAACAGTGATCAACAGAAACTGGTCCATTCTGCCATCCCGTCATATAGCGACGCTCCCATTTGGCTCGGGCTGTACAGAGTACCCTGGGTCTGGTCTGACGGAAGCCAAAGCTCCTACAGAAATTGGAGCAGCTCCAAATCTGAAAATTACAAGGATGAAAAGTTTTGCGTATCTGCCAAGTCTAATTCTGAATGGTCTGACTTCAACTGTAGCTCTGATCGCCCGTTCATCTGCCAACAAG TTTCAGAATTGACGACGCTGGTCAGCTTGAGGATGGAGAGCTCGGCGGACTTATCCGACTCAAccatcaaccagcagctcctgcaccaG CTGGGAGCAGCGTTGCTACGTCTGGGATGGACGAACGTCCATCTGCAGTGGAAAAGTGggcccagccagcagcagagcctcacaTCCCCTGAATACTCCCCCTCATGCTGA
- the LOC105416623 gene encoding L-selectin-like: MDRCVILMLFTSGFGFSCSSHLSLRTYHIITKGLTWEGAQQYCRENFQDLATFESMDDVNSITELYDWSWIGLHEYSKSWKTMSKDINSWRWSLTGEGSRTGYYKWMDSEPDNHMLMEHCVGMKPGGYWFDTSCQKEKRFVCYDGNTTSASR, encoded by the exons ATGGATCGTTGTGTGATTCTGATGCTCTTCACGTCAG GCTtcggcttcagctgcagctctcacctCTCGCTGAGAACATATCACATCATTACCAAAGGTCTGACTTGGGAAGGTGCTCAGCAATACTGCAGGGAGAATTTCCAAGACCTGGCGACCTTTGAAAGCATGGACGACGTCAACAGCATTACAGAGCTGTATGACTGGTCCTGGATTGGACTGCACGAATACTCCAAATCCTGGAAAACCATGAGCAAGGACATCAACTCCTGGAGATGGTCGCTGACCGGGGAGGGGAGCCGGACTGGGTACTACAAATGGATGGACTCTGAACCAGATAACCACATGCTGATGGAACATTGTGTCGGCATGAAGCCTGGCGGGTATTGGTTCGACACCTCCTGCCAGAAGGAGAAGAGATTTGTCTGTTACGATG GCAACACCACATCGGCTTCCCGGTGA
- the nr1d2a gene encoding nuclear receptor subfamily 1 group D member 2a: MPEDVGTAKAGGVIAYISSGSTSIPESCRSGSPNSSYLSTSPSLSRPALPSRAIGMVVDISPPTKSSQQRSHGVEKPGRSSSSSKTCVTKINGMVLLCKVCGDVASGFHYGVHACEGCKGFFRRSIQQNIQYKKCLKMENCTIVRINRNRCQQCRFKKCLAVGMSRDAVRFGRIPKREKQRMLLEMQNAMNNMMSNNSQLHTMLHSHQSPSPPMEASDASSAPSSSSSSSSSSSSFSASDSSSCSSPSSPQCPQDSESVISMDTNSSSASSCASDSGEDEAVVTGSGQRQNAFAYRQQSQASYSLVTVPTEAGCMEVPAEQENWNCWNKNTGVEAYQYRSHSPHVSNAAYREERGDYQQQCHSAPSRKPAEDAKSWREFKRLPSCRGPQEPNSCLHNRTRLVCPMNTSPYVGPNKSSQEIWEEFSMSFTPAVQEVVDFAKRIPGFRDLPKNDQVSLLKAGTFEVLMVRFASLFNAAERTVTFLSGKRYSLDTLCSLGAGELLLSMCEFSEKLAALRLDSDEMSLFAAVVLVSADRSGIQDLNAVEALQDQLIRALRNLIGEKHGDESATTFTKLLLKLPELRSLNNLHSEELLSFKVHP; encoded by the exons ATGCCTGAAGACGTTGGAACAGCCAAAGCTG GAGGGGTCATTGCCTATATTTCCTCTGGCTCCACTTCCATCCCAGAGTCCTGTAGGAGCGGTAGCCCCAACAGCAGCTACTTGTCCACATCACCATCGCTGTCCCGCCCCGCGCTGCCCAGCAGAGCCATCGGGATGGTGGTGGACATCTCTCCCCCTACCAAAAGTTCCCAACAGCGTAGTCATGGCGTGGAGAAGCCAGGACGTTCCTCATCATCCAGCAAGACCTGCGTTACCA aGATTAATGGTATGGTGCTGCTCTGCAAGGTGTGTGGCGACGTGGCCTCTGGCTTCCATTACGGCGTCCATGCCTGTGAGGGCTGCAAG GGTTTTTTCCGAAGGAGCATCCAGCAGAACATCCAGTATAAAAAGTGTCTTAAAATGGAGAACTGCACCATCGTCAGGATCAACAGAAACCGCTGTCAGCAGTGTCGCTTCAAGAAGTGCCTCGCTGTCGGCATGTCCAGAGACG CTGTCCGATTTGGTCGAATCCCaaagagggagaagcagaggatgCTGCTAGAAATGCAGAACGCCATGAACAACATGATGAGCAACAACAGTCAGCTGCACACAATGCTGCACAGCCACCAGAGCCCCTCGCCGCCGATGGAGGCCAGCGATGCCAGCTCtgcaccatcctcctcctcctcctcctcctcctcttcctcctccttctctgcttctGATTCTTCATCCTGTTccagcccctcctccccacaatgTCCCCAAGACTCTGAGTCTGTCATTTCAATGGACACGAACTCCAGCTCGGCCTCTTCTTGCGCGTCGGACAGTGGTGAAGATGAGGCCGTTGTCACCGGAAGTGGACAGCGCCAAAATGCCTTCGCCTACCGCCAGCAGAGCCAGGCCTCGTATTCCCTGGTCACCGTGCCGACTGAGGCGGGATGCATGGAGGTGCCAGCAGAGCAGGAGAACTGGAACTGCTGGAACAAGAACACCGGTGTGGAAGCCTACCAGTACAGGTCGCACAGCCCACATGTCAGCAACGCTGCCTACAGGGAGGAGCGTGGAGACTACCAGCAGCAGTGCCACAGCGCCCCCAGCAGGAAGCCTGCAGAAGATGCAAAATCGTGGCGCGAATTCAAGAGGCTCCCGAGCTGCAGGGGTCCTCAGGAACCCAACAGCTGTCTGCACAACAGGACACGCCTG GTCTGTCCCATGAACACGTCGCCATACGTGGGGCCCAACAAGTCGAGTCAGGAGATCTGGGAGGAGTTTTCCATGAGCTTCACCCCGGCGGTGCAGGAGGTGGTGGACTTTGCCAAAAGGATTCCGGGCTTCCGGGATCTCCCCAAGAATGACCAAGTGAGCCTGCTGAAGGCTGGAACATTCGAG GTGCTAATGGTCCGATTCGCCTCCCTCTTCAATGCGGCCGAGCGTACCGTGACCTTCCTGAGTGGAAAGCGTTACAGCCTCGACACGCTGTGCTCGCTGGGCGCCGGCGAGCTGCTCCTCTCCATGTGTGAGTTCAGCGAGAAGCTGGCAGCCCTGCGGCTGGACTCTGACGAGATGAGCCTCTTCGCCGCCGTGGTGCTCGTCTCAGCCG ATCGCTCAGGCATCCAGGACCTGAACGCCGTGGAGGCTCTGCAGGACCAGCTGATCCGGGCGCTGCGGAACCTGATCGGCGAAAAGCACGGCGACGAGTCGGCCACCACCTTCACCAAGCTGCTGCTCAAGCTTCCTGAGCTGCGCTCGCTCAACAACCTGCACTCAGAGGAACTGCTCTCTTTTAAAGTTCACCCGTGA